A stretch of Aedes aegypti strain LVP_AGWG chromosome 2, AaegL5.0 Primary Assembly, whole genome shotgun sequence DNA encodes these proteins:
- the LOC5574109 gene encoding uncharacterized protein LOC5574109 isoform X1 produces MRTILSTLVVLLAVTALIYADSNQWGRRVVGDRLLQSATIVNNSLPVPIKTAVFQYLPPQGSARAPNVTYILARDNVRNGLGGFAALISGGINQTHATVKLSSRPNLGFNFTIEVYGR; encoded by the exons ATGAGAACCATTTTAAGTACCCTCGTCGTCCTGCTGGCCGTTACTGCTCTTATCTACGCCGACAGCAATCAATGGGGCCGTCGAGTGGTCGGAGATAGACTGCTCCAGTCGGCCACCATTGTGAACAACTCACTTCCGGTGCCGATCAAAACTGCCGTTTTCCAGTATTTGCCTCCG CAGGGATCGGCACGTGCACCGAACGTGACCTACATTCTGGCCCGTGATAATGTCCGCAACGGGTTGGGCGGATTTGCGGCGCTGATTTCTGGGGGCATTAATCAAACGCACGCCACGGTAAAGCTCAGTTCACGTCCGAATCTTGGGTTCAATTTTACTATTGAGGTCTACGGCAGATGA
- the LOC5574109 gene encoding uncharacterized protein LOC5574109 isoform X2 — MRTILSTLVVLLAVTALIYADSNQWGRRVVGDRLLQSATIVNNSLPVPIKTAVFQYLPPGSARAPNVTYILARDNVRNGLGGFAALISGGINQTHATVKLSSRPNLGFNFTIEVYGR, encoded by the exons ATGAGAACCATTTTAAGTACCCTCGTCGTCCTGCTGGCCGTTACTGCTCTTATCTACGCCGACAGCAATCAATGGGGCCGTCGAGTGGTCGGAGATAGACTGCTCCAGTCGGCCACCATTGTGAACAACTCACTTCCGGTGCCGATCAAAACTGCCGTTTTCCAGTATTTGCCTCCG GGATCGGCACGTGCACCGAACGTGACCTACATTCTGGCCCGTGATAATGTCCGCAACGGGTTGGGCGGATTTGCGGCGCTGATTTCTGGGGGCATTAATCAAACGCACGCCACGGTAAAGCTCAGTTCACGTCCGAATCTTGGGTTCAATTTTACTATTGAGGTCTACGGCAGATGA